The following nucleotide sequence is from Triticum dicoccoides isolate Atlit2015 ecotype Zavitan chromosome 7B, WEW_v2.0, whole genome shotgun sequence.
GTGTTGCACTAGATGATGTGCTGGTTTAATCCTTTCATACAACAACTGCCTTTTTGTTTGCGGGTATACAACAACTGCCTTGCCTAGGAAAAGCAAAGATCTTCTGTTTGGCGAAGAAGATTGAATCACAGATCAGTATGGACCAGTTTCTGTCTAGTGAAAATGGAAATGTGATATTTGTACGTTTTGATTGAGTGCTTTAACATATCATAACCATCAGACAAAATGCTTTCGCTACGAGTAAATCGCTTTTCTCTCTTCCCAATGAAGAAAGAAAAGGCGATCTAGCCAGCTGCCCGGTCCTTCCGCCGCTGACCCAGCGGCTCCCTCCGGGTCGTTGGTCGTGAGGGGGGCCACTGGATCCACGAGTGTGGATTGTGTAATTTTAGGTTTTAGGACCCAGTAGCTTAGGTTTTTGGGTCGTTCATCGTCTTGGCTttggcgatggcgatggcggcgctgaATAAAGAAGTTTCAGATCCTTCCCTGACGAGGtgatcggtcctatggttgggaatggatttggaaaccagtctgttcaagcaagggtGACGTGgcagcggcatcctcgtggtggacttgTGTCTTCAGACTCCGCCATTACGACGACGTTTGCTTCAACATTGGCGTGGAACTTGGGAGGTGGTCCAGGAACGGATGCAGGTTATGTTTTGCATTGGCAGCATCTGAAAGATGGTAGATCATATGTTGGGTTCGTGTTTCGTGGCTGGCAGATATGGTTTCCTCCAACAACTATTTAGCCGTGTGGTGGTGCCAGATCTGACGTGTCCGGGATGTTGCtatgtctgattcgttcaacggtgtTGGCTCTtttgtgagccaccttggaggtccgcaaaattGCATATCAGCATGAAGCCGCGTCAAGCTCAGGTGAGGAGGTGATTCGTCATTTTTTTTGTTTAGCGGCTGTTGTGGTGATGTCGGAGGCACGTGACGGGTGTTGGTGTCAAGCTCAAGGGTTTCTTTGGTCTTGATTGTAATTTCTTTTTTGGCTGGTGTTCCTTTGCTCAAAGGCTAGTATTTTGTTGTCTTTACATGCATTGTACTATGATCTTTATAGTATAAATTAGACACGTATTACATGAAAAAAAAGGCAGAAAGCCTTCCAAGTTCGGACTACTTTATGCTATTTGACACCACTTGACAGAATTTAGAATTAACATATGAATTTGCTGAAAGATCATCAGCATTGTTTGTTTGGCAAGCATTCACAACAAAACAGTGATGAATCAATCAAACGATAATCATATTCCTTTTTGTGCAACTTTGATACAAGTCGGAGCCTGATGCTTCCatgagttgtatataaaggtgaaagGACGAACCACAAACTGAAAGATACGGAACAAGAAAAGCAAGCAAGAAAAGAATGGTCATCTCCTGGGAGAAAGTATCAGACTGTATAATTTCACTGGCCAAAAGCATGGCGCACAATGCCTACTGGCCTAACGAATTTCGTGTGCTGCTGCTGTGGCGGTGACGTAGTAGGCGATTGTGATCCCCGCATGGACAAAGCACATGATCCCTCCGAGGCCCAGGGTCTTGCCGTGCACGAACCCGCACGATGTCTTCGACTTGGAATTGGACATGGCCCCAGCAAGCAGCAACGAGAACCCAACGATGAGAGCGATCCTATTAGAGCATTCAACAATAGTTATTAACTGTAAACTATTAAGACCAGAATATTTTTACCGACAGAGCTGTAGCAATTCCAAGACCATGGTCTCAGGTGGTTATTTGTCTGACTGAGTGTATAACTATCATGTTAGAATTGTCTTCTCTGGCTTAATGAAATGTCATGCAACCCTTTTGTGTGttctcaagaagaagaaaaaggtgcaTCTCATATCTTAACTTCCACAAATGAAGTGCCGCTTTCCCACAATTTTTCTTTAAGTCACTTATGGATTTGCAAAATAATGTTTTAAGGTGAGAGTGAAGTTACCATGAGAGAATTATAAGAGTTGCTGCGAGTTTCCTGTTGATGGATGCCCGGATAAACTCCAGCTGAGAGCAGATGCAGGCACAGCCGCCGAGAAAGTTGGCCACTGCATGAGCAACTACCAGGAACACTGCTGCCGCGAGCCCTAGCTGGTATGCTTTATACACCGGTTTCTCACATTGGATGAAGAGCACTGTCACCTTTTTAGTCTGCCAAGAAGATCAAATGAGAGCAGACGTCAGATAGAACTATCGTTTGAAGCACCTTTAACTACTCTACAGTAACAACCGTGCATGAAGATATAGCTGAAACAGCCGAAAACATCAGTTTAATCGAACCCTTATTTCAAAATAGTACATCTCATGAAGAAAATCTGAGTGCAACAGTACCTTATTTTGTGCAGCCTGTGCCTGAAGTCCTAGTATGCCAGCAGTGATATCCAGGGCTAAAACCAACACGCAGACAATGACAGCGGCTATCATTTTGGCCATCTTGTATAGCTGTATTCTCAAACTTCTATCAGCTCAGAAGTGGTGGGAGGAAAGATTGCCTGCTTACAATGAAGGGAGTTGTGGCCCTTTATATTGCTAAGAGCTGAATAAAGAGACCAGGGCAAAAGTGCAACAGGAGAATTTTCTCCATCTATGACGCTGTTAGAAACAAGCTGTCAAAAGATGCTCAAAGTGTTATACTTTCCTTCGATCCTTTGTTGCACCTGAGCTTTATTCCTTCCTTGCAGGACACAAGTAAATATTGGCATCTCCAGTACGAAAGCCACCCTATCACATATTCAGGCTACTTTTGCAGATTCTTCTTTCACACAAGGTTTGTAAAGCCAGTGGAAAACCGAAAACGCAGGGAAAAGTATCGATCTGATGTACTCAAAGAAAATACTTTTCTTCTTAGCACGCCATAAAGGTTAAGAGTGATAAGACGGTATTTACCAAGACACGCAAACAAGTTTTGACGCCAGTGAAATAACAAGGAAAGACGCAGCAAGCATGCATATCAATGAGAATCAAACTTGTATTTACCTTTCCAAAATCTGAAATGGATAACAAACTTATAAGCTTACCAAGCCTTGTATGCTGACTAATTTTGTTTAGCTTCAGAATCTCCGACCATCGGCCATCGGCAAATTTTATTTAGCAGTATTTTTGCTAGTATATTTAGTCAAGAGCAGACATGACAAGGCAAGGATATAAGGAAACCTCATGAAACCGGAAAATATGCTTTGATTAACGAACAATTAGTCAATGAAAGAACAATGCCCGCAGTCATATGCCATGTTTTGAGTATCACACTTGGGGGGCAACAGAAAGAACATCTAGGAAATAACTTGCAGGTCAATTGCAACAACTCTGGTGTAGATTTCACATTCGATACTTCAGAAAGTGAATATACTGATTAATAATAAATTGCTTTGCTTTAGTGGCATCAAATTGCAGTGCATGCCTAGATCACAAGGAATTAACATGCCTTTAGATAAAGCCAAGGCGGAATAATCATTCAGTTGGACATACCTAGCTACCAGTAGTCACCACAAGAGCATGTTCCAAGTTTGAAATGATGAAACCTGCTAGCATCTCTTACGGTAATCTCTCTCTTCGTAACTTGTGTTACAAATTTGATTACATTGTGGCAGTCATGGCACAACCGATGGCTTTGATTGATCGTCAAGGGAGCAGATGGAGATGTGCTAATAAGGCCAAAAGCAACTGCGAGTATTtcactatggaacatattcaatgtCTTCTGCTCATCAGGGAGAATATCAGGGAGCAATTCATCCTCCTCAATAACATAACCAagttcttttatcacctccattagTGTATCTAGCCTTTGGTAGATTTCTGAACTTTTGGGGTTGAGACTATCATTAAAGAAAAACCTATGACCTTTTTTCTTGACCGTGATCCAGCTACAAGCAGCACTCATATATAACCCCACCCTCTTCAAGGTGCTTACTACATTCAAAGCTTCATCCCGTTTCCCAGAGTTCATATACAAGTTGAGAAGCACAATGTAATTGTTTACTTTCTGAGGTTCCATTGCCAAGAGTTGCTCCGCAGCTAATCTAGCAAGCTGAATATTTTTGTTCATCCTACTAGCAGTGAGCAAGGCTCCCCATATGTTGGCAGTTGGGGTGACCGGTGATTTCCTTATCACTGAATAGGCTTCATCTAGTAGCCCTTGCCGCCCAAAAAGTTCGATAACACAGGCatagtgcattgcacgtggtttagTTTTTGGATTTTGGGTCATCAATTGGAAAATCCTCTTCCCTTTGTCAATAAAGCCAGAAAACCTACATGCATTTAGTACTCCTAGAAATGTCACATGGTTTGGAGCAATGCCTTCAGCCAGCAATCTTTCAAACATCTCAATAGCCTTACTCCCCATGCCATGGTAGCCGTACCCTGCAATTAGAGCATTCCAAGATATCAGGTTCCTGCTAGGCATCCTCTCAAAAACATGCCTTGCATCTTCCATCTGACCCCACTTGCAATACAGATCAACAAGTGCTGTATTCCCAACAATGTCCATTTGTAGTCCACTTTGAATCAGGCCCGCATGGATTTGCTTTGCATGCTCCAGCAGACCCAACCTAGAGAAAATCCTGAGCATCGTCGAGAATGTGAATTGATCCAAGCCGGCACCACTCTCGCGCATATCGTGGTACAAGTCCAGTGCCTCCTCACTGCGCCCATGGAGTGAATGCGCTGCCAGCATCGTGTTCCACGCCACAACACTCCTCCATGGCATCTCATCAAACACCCGCCTCGCCTCGTCAATTCGCCCGCACTTACTGTACATGTCGATGAGTGCACATGACAGGTATTGATCCTCGCACATCCCCATCTTGGCAACACAACAATGCAGCTCCCGTCCAGCATGCACCGACCCCAACACCGTGGCCGCACGGACGGCCACCACGACAACCCTCGGCCCAGCAGCCATACCCACCTCCTCCCAGAGCTCCCCGAAAAGCGCCAGCGCCCCACGGGGACGCTTCGCATCAACCAGCCCGCCCATCATCACCCCCCAGGTGACCCGGCTCCTGgtcggcattccatcgaacacctcccgCGCCTCCGCGAGCATCCCGCACACCAAATACATGCCCAGCACCCGGTTCCACATGTACTGGTCAGGCTGGAACCCGGAGCTCTCCATGTGCCAGAGTACCCCTGCCGCGGAACCGGCCTCCCGCAGCGCGGAGGCGGCCGTGACCAGAGCGTCATAGGTGGAAGCTGGCAGAGCCACGAAGGGGGCACCCGCGCGAGCGTCCCTGAGCGCGTCGCAAGCCTCCCGGTGACGCCCCTCGGTGACCAGCCGCTCGATGGCGGCGCAGAGGGAAGGGAGGTGGACGGGGCTGCTGCGCCTGCGGCTGTGGAAGGGCGCCTGCCGTGGGAGCTGCGGGCGTGGCTTGAGCGCTTGGGATTCCACCGAGCATGCGGAGACGGTGTTAGCCGTTGCTGTGGCCGTGGCTTTGGTGGTGGTGCGGTAGTGGAGTGGGAGGCTGCGGAGGGGAGTGAGCTGCAGCTCCATGTGGATTGGAAACCGAGCCGAATTCGGAAGGGAGTGAGCTGAAATCTGCAGAAGTGGTGGTGGATTTGATGTGAAAAGATGGCGAGGTTTTTGGGGTTCTGGGTTGGGTTTTGTGCAAGTGGAGGGGGGAGCCGAGAGAAGGAGCGGATATCGTTTGTGAGTTCGAAAGGGTCATTCTAGTCCATGgccttgtttggatactctaactcagttagaggttagtgtTAGATTATAACCCTAAACTAACCGTGAACTAATTCTAGCCAAAAAGATGTTTAGATGAcaaggttagatggagcgcggatacggcgaggcgccttcacgggcgTTGTGAGAGGGAGGGAcgaagaggacgagaagcttcgaggaagtggcgaGGGATTTGCTGCGGCGAGAGCGAGAGAAATATGTGTTTTTTTAGTGCTCCAGAGAAGACTAACCCAAATaaacctcttgggtgggttagattttttggatgaGTTATATgcttctaacccaaactaaccctcctgtttggatacttttgggttagttgagtacaaactaacccaaactaactctaacccatggatccaaacaggaccCATGCTCCTCTATAAACAGAGAATTAAAAAAtaatagcagtagcagtagcagcagtaggagcagcagcagcaccagtagtacatttgtgacacatattacccTAGTTAATGGAACTTCTATTGAAATATCAAATTTTAAAGACTTTTAACACGGTTTTATCCCGATTTTGATTTTGCTTATTTATGTTAGATAGGATCGGCATGTTGCGTCAATGATTCGTAAAAAAATGTGTAAAGATCGGAGGACATCATTGACGATCATGTCCGGACTTCTCTTGTCCATCTATTCCATTCCTCCTTCTCGTCCACATATTTTTGGACCCCGGGCGTCATCTCACACCTTGCCTAATGGACACGCATGAGAAAACGAGGGTCCAAAGCTTCTAAAAGAGGTACTATTTATACTAAATCACCCATTTGCAAACTCAATTGCTCATATGAACCCCGGAAAACTTATCACGAAATATGGCCCCTCTTATTCGTGCATAACAAAAGGGCGCAATTGCATGTCACCACGTCTTTCCCTCGGGCGTGTCTGACTTCTACCGCCATGgtcctcgaccatgtcgtcgacgTGGCATGGCTTTGACCTGCCTAGATGTAAGGTGTGGCATGTATTTGAACACCTGGCTTCAATTATGGACCATCAGAGAATCTTCAAGAATTTTGATTATTTTTTGAGTTATATTATTGGACGGCCTGATTTGCGACATTATTGTTGAACCATTAGGCGTGTTTGTATAAGTCCTAAGGCGACTATTTGTTTGATACATCAACATCATAGATTCGCCCGATGATACAACAACGATTAGTAGGTGATATAGCCAAAAAAAACGGCGCATTATTGATTCCCACTTATTGCCAGTTCATTAGGTTTGGATTCTATGTGTGTTTGACTTGCCGATAGGTAAGGTGTTGTCTTGCAAAGTGCATTGTGCCTAAGTAATGGCTCAGAATGGTCTAAAGATAAGAATTATTAAACTATTGGAGATGGGTTCACTTCACTCGTTTGTATAACTATTGTTTCACTAATGTCGTGTGCGTGACATAAAATGTTCACCCGCTCTGGTTTGAGGCTCGTTTTCTATTAGGCGTGACCCCCCTCCCACCCCCCAAAAAAGCACTTCGAGCCCTTCCGTTATTTTCCAAATTCATAGGGTACTCATCGATCGTCGCATACCGACCTTGTTGGCAACCGTGTTATCGAGGAGTGTGTGTTGGGGCTGAAGACCTCAAACCCCACACTGCCGCTGGTGCATATCCACCTTGCCAGTGTCCGTGTCGCACNNNNNNNNNNNNNNNNNNNNNNNNNNNNNNNNNNNNNNNNNNNNNNNNNNNNNNNNNNNNNNNNNNNNNNNNNNNNNNNNNNNNNNNNNNNNNNNNNNNNNNNNNNNNNNNNNNNNNNNNNNNNNNNNNNNNNNNNNNNNNNNNNNNNNNNNNNNNNNNNNNNNNNNNNNNNNNNNNNNNNNNNNNNNNNNNNNNNNNNNNNNNNNNNNNNNNNNNNNNNNNNNNNNNNNNNNNNNNNNNNNNNNNNNNNNNNNNNNNNNNNNNNNNNNNNNNNNNNNNNNNNNNNNNNNNNNNNNNNNNNNNNNNNNNNNNNNNNNNNNNNNNNNNNNNNNNNNNNNNNNNNNNNNNNNNNNNNNNNNNNNNNAGCCAGCACCACTTGTCGCCAACGCACATCCACTCGGAAGTCATCTGGCCCCTAGAAATATCTCTCTCCCAGCAACACCCCAACCCTACGACGCGATGCCGCATACCCCAATCCCAAAACCCCAATAGTCAAGCACTGGTAGGGTCGAGAGGCCACAACACCCAACAAATCTGCTTAAATTCGCAGGTACTTGTCTTAGTGTATAATGTACGAGCTATGTTTTACAATGTGTTAGTACTTATGAAAGCATATATGTTTTGAGGTTATCAATTAATTGTATATTACATACCCTGTTTGGGAAATGTTGGCGTACAAAACAATATTGTATGTTGTATTCTATAAAGAGTGCACTTGCATTACGGTATGACCAACCTCttcttgggaaacgtagtaataacAATAAAATTTGGCTATGAATAAAATCCGAAATCACTATGAAGATGCAAAAAGGTTTAGATCTGATCTTTCCGAGCTACACGACGGAGATTAAagattggtgaagatgttgatttaGATTCTCGCAGCTAGGATTAAACCTCCTAGCGAATTTCTCCCTCAAAGTGGTTCGCCGATCTAGCACCGAAAGAATGATGCCTCTACGATATCCACACGTACCAAAATAGTGGTTCAGTAGAGTTTCACAGTCCAGAACAAAGAACTACTGAGAAAACTAGGGGATGAGCATCCTAACGGCGTTTCGATCTAGAGCTGATCTAGATCGGAGAGAGAGAGGGCGCATCCGCAAGGAGGGGATCAGCCGAGGGGCTTGACGTATCCCTTAGTGCGCCCCTCCCGACCTATATATAGGTGAAAGGGCCAAGGGGTTCGACCATATTGGGGAGAGAGTCCTTCTCCCCTTGCGCACCTCAAATCttaatcctagtaggactccttccTCCACTTGCCAAG
It contains:
- the LOC119340115 gene encoding uncharacterized protein LOC119340115, whose amino-acid sequence is MAKMIAAVIVCVLVLALDITAGILGLQAQAAQNKTKKVTVLFIQCEKPVYKAYQLGLAAAVFLVVAHAVANFLGGCACICSQLEFIRASINRKLAATLIILSWIALIVGFSLLLAGAMSNSKSKTSCGFVHGKTLGLGGIMCFVHAGITIAYYVTATAAAHEIR
- the LOC119340114 gene encoding pentatricopeptide repeat-containing protein At5g50390, chloroplastic-like, producing MELQLTPLRSLPLHYRTTTKATATATANTVSACSVESQALKPRPQLPRQAPFHSRRRSSPVHLPSLCAAIERLVTEGRHREACDALRDARAGAPFVALPASTYDALVTAASALREAGSAAGVLWHMESSGFQPDQYMWNRVLGMYLVCGMLAEAREVFDGMPTRSRVTWGVMMGGLVDAKRPRGALALFGELWEEVGMAAGPRVVVVAVRAATVLGSVHAGRELHCCVAKMGMCEDQYLSCALIDMYSKCGRIDEARRVFDEMPWRSVVAWNTMLAAHSLHGRSEEALDLYHDMRESGAGLDQFTFSTMLRIFSRLGLLEHAKQIHAGLIQSGLQMDIVGNTALVDLYCKWGQMEDARHVFERMPSRNLISWNALIAGYGYHGMGSKAIEMFERLLAEGIAPNHVTFLGVLNACRFSGFIDKGKRIFQLMTQNPKTKPRAMHYACVIELFGRQGLLDEAYSVIRKSPVTPTANIWGALLTASRMNKNIQLARLAAEQLLAMEPQKVNNYIVLLNLYMNSGKRDEALNVVSTLKRVGLYMSAACSWITVKKKGHRFFFNDSLNPKSSEIYQRLDTLMEVIKELGYVIEEDELLPDILPDEQKTLNMFHSEILAVAFGLISTSPSAPLTINQSHRLCHDCHNVIKFVTQVTKREITVRDASRFHHFKLGTCSCGDYW